The window TTGAGAAGAAAATGTTCTCCAACACAGAAGAGCTACTTCCTGTTATTTCGTTCAATGCTAAGACCTCAACGGATGATCAGAAAAAACACGACGACTTCGTTGCTCGTATGATGGAAAAAGGCTACACCGAGAAACAAGTGAGACTGCTATCCGAGTGGTACCTAAGAGTTCGTAAATCCTCATAACCAAACTGTACTGAGCTGTTCAAGTGAGCAGCTCGTACAAACCAATAACTCTTACAACCTATAAAAGTAGGATCGCGACATCAGCTGAGAGGGAGTTCTTATGGCACAATTTATCGATCGGAGGCTCAATGGCAAAAATAAGAGTGCTGTAAATAGACAGCGCTTCTTAAGACGCCATAAAGAGCAAATCAAAGAATCTGTGGCCGATGCAGTTAACCGACGCTCAATCACCAATACTGAAACGGGTGAAGACGTTACTATTCCTCATAAAGACATCAAAGAGCCTAGCTTTCATCAAGGCCAAGGCGGCGTAAGAGAACGTGTTCATCCAGGTAATGACCAGTTCATCACGGGTGACAAGATCGAACGCCCTAAAGGTGGTGGTCAAGGTGGCGGTTCAGGTCAAGGTGATGCGAGCCCTGATGGCGAAGGCCAAGACGAATTTACTTTCCAAATATCAAAGGATGAGTACCTAGACATTCTCTTTGAGGATTTGGCACTCCCTAATCTTGAAAAAAATCAGGTCAACAAAATCACTGAATGGAAGATACACCGCTCCGGTTACCAAAGTGCGGGGATTCCATCCAATATCGCTATTGTCCGCTCTCTACAACAATCTCTCGCTCGAAGAACGGCGATGACGGCGGGCAGAAAGCGTGAATTAAATACTCTAATGGAGCAGCTCGACCAAGTTAAAATGACTGAGCCTGCACAACCCTTTGAAGAAACACGTCTAAAAGAAGAGATCGCCGAACTGCGTAAACGCATTGAGAGCGTGCCATTCATTGACACTTTCGATTTACGTTACAAAAATTACGAGAAGCGCCCTATTCCATCCAGCCAAGCGGTAATGTTCTGTCTAATGGATGTATCGGGCTCAATGGATCAAGCAACCAAAGACATCGCTAAGCGCTTTTATGTGTTGCTCTACCTGTTCTTGAACCGTACTTATGAAAACGTCGATGTAGTGTTTATTCGTCACCATACTCAGGCTAAAGAAGTCGACGAACATGAGTTCTTCTACTCGCAAGAAACTGGCGGCACCATCGTTTCTAGTGCACTGAAACTAATGAAAGAAATTGTCGCAGATCGTTATCCTGCTAATGAGTGGAATATCTACGCAGCACAAGCTTCTGATGGAGATAACTGGGCTGATGACTCGCCTCGCTGTAAAGAATTGCTGGTCAATACACTATTGCCGACTTGCCAATATTACTCTTACATCGAGATTACGCGCCGTTCACACCAAACGCTTTGGCACGAGTACGAGAAGCTAGAAGCGAGCTTCGATAACTTCGCCATGAAGAACATTAAAACGGTGGATGATATTTTTCCTGTGTTTAGAGAACTGTTCCAGAAAGAGACAGCGTAAGGGGGCTTGCCATGACAGCGAAATCAAACGTTGCAGAAAAAGACAAAGCGACACAGAAGAGAAACGACAAGATGCTGCCTGATGGTCCAGATTGGACGTTCAACCTCTTAGAGCAATATCACGTAGAAATTAAGCGTGTGGCGCAGCATTACCGCTTAGACACTTATCCGAACCAGATTGAAGTGATTACCTCTGAGCAGATGATGGATGCTTACTCCAGTATTGGTATGCCCATCAATTACAACCACTGGTCTTTTGGTAAGAAGTTCATCCAGACAGAACAAAACTACAAACACGGCCAAATGGGCTTGGCGTACGAAATCGTGATCAATTCAGATCCGTGTATCGCTTACTTAATGGAAGAGAACACGGTCACCATGCAGGCGCTGGTAATGGCTCACGCTTGTTATGGCCACAACTCTTTCTTTAAAGGCAACTACCTGTTCCAAACTTGGACTGATGCAAGCTCGATTATCGACTATCTATTGTTCGCGAAAAAATACATTACTGATTGCGAAGAAAAATACGGTGTAGCTGAAGTCGAGAAACTTCTCGATTCTTGTCATGCTCTCATGAACTACGGCGTAGACAGATACAAACGCCCAGAGAAGATTTCCATTGCGGAAGAAACCGCAAGACAAGAAGAACGTGAAGCGTATCTGCAATCTCAAGTGAACGAACTTTGGAGAACGGTTCCTCAGAACAAAAGTAAGGAAGAAGAAACCAAGATACGTTTCCCTAGTGAACCTCAAGAAAACATTCTCTACTTTATTGAGAAGAACGCCCCACTGCTTGAACCTTGGCAACGTGAGTGTGTTCGTATTGTTCGCAAGGTAAGCCAATACTTCTATCCTCAGAAACAAACTCAAGTAATGAATGAGGGCTGGGCAACCTTCTGGCATTACACCATTCTTAACCACCTTTACGACGAAGGCTTGGTGAGTGATAAGTTCATCTTAGAGTTCCTACACAGTCACACCAGTGTGGTTGCTCAACCCGCCTACAACAGCCCTTATTTCAGTGGGATAAATCCTTATGCACTTGGCTTTGCGATGTTTAGAGATATCCGACGCATCTGCGAAGAGCCCACCGATGAAGATAAAGAGTGGTTCCCTGAATTAGCCGGAAGTGATT of the Vibrio lentus genome contains:
- a CDS encoding YeaH/YhbH family protein is translated as MAQFIDRRLNGKNKSAVNRQRFLRRHKEQIKESVADAVNRRSITNTETGEDVTIPHKDIKEPSFHQGQGGVRERVHPGNDQFITGDKIERPKGGGQGGGSGQGDASPDGEGQDEFTFQISKDEYLDILFEDLALPNLEKNQVNKITEWKIHRSGYQSAGIPSNIAIVRSLQQSLARRTAMTAGRKRELNTLMEQLDQVKMTEPAQPFEETRLKEEIAELRKRIESVPFIDTFDLRYKNYEKRPIPSSQAVMFCLMDVSGSMDQATKDIAKRFYVLLYLFLNRTYENVDVVFIRHHTQAKEVDEHEFFYSQETGGTIVSSALKLMKEIVADRYPANEWNIYAAQASDGDNWADDSPRCKELLVNTLLPTCQYYSYIEITRRSHQTLWHEYEKLEASFDNFAMKNIKTVDDIFPVFRELFQKETA
- a CDS encoding SpoVR family protein translates to MTAKSNVAEKDKATQKRNDKMLPDGPDWTFNLLEQYHVEIKRVAQHYRLDTYPNQIEVITSEQMMDAYSSIGMPINYNHWSFGKKFIQTEQNYKHGQMGLAYEIVINSDPCIAYLMEENTVTMQALVMAHACYGHNSFFKGNYLFQTWTDASSIIDYLLFAKKYITDCEEKYGVAEVEKLLDSCHALMNYGVDRYKRPEKISIAEETARQEEREAYLQSQVNELWRTVPQNKSKEEETKIRFPSEPQENILYFIEKNAPLLEPWQRECVRIVRKVSQYFYPQKQTQVMNEGWATFWHYTILNHLYDEGLVSDKFILEFLHSHTSVVAQPAYNSPYFSGINPYALGFAMFRDIRRICEEPTDEDKEWFPELAGSDWLEAVHFAMHNFKDESFISQYLSPKIIRDFKLFSVLDDDRKNTIEVSAIHDDPGYRLIREKLAAQYNLSNLEPNIQVFNVDVRGDRSMTLQYVPHDRIPLDKGYDEVLKHLYRLWGFDVILEELKDTGHREILTTCPKRNDYGAKI